CATGAAACGTGAGATATTCTGTCTCGCGACGCGGAAGCGAATTTCCGACGATCATCGCGATTCCACGCGACCGACTACATATTCAATTCCAGCCCAATTTAAATAATCCCCAGCCTCGATTAATCACTTCAGTAACCAAATATTCGACTCCATAGATATCGTATCGCGAACATTTTCACAAGCTGCCCCTTCATCtcccatcttttccatcgttctTAATCGCGAATGATTCGCGAATGATTCGTCGCGAGCCCACCGTAACAATAATTACACCGAATCGTGCACACGTGAGCTGTCATTAGCATTCAGAAGCGCAGCGTGTATCCTGACGAAAAATTCATCGCTGCGCGCGACATGTGTTCAGCACACGAGCCCTAAACGAACCATAAACGCGACAACAGGGGTCGTTTTCCAAGAGTGGACGAGGGTCGGACCAGGAACATCTGTCGAGAATTCGCAAGGGGTAACACTGTAAAGGCAATTTGGCAGGACACAGTGCGCCACGGTTTTTTCACTCTTATCGCGTGACGCGAAAGAAATTTCTGACCGTCATGGCACGCCCATATCATGTAATCCTTTCTTATTAGTACTATCGCGATGTTTTTATCCCTAAGTAATATATAAGCTTGACACaggaaaatataattaattcCAGTGTTTGGATCTGCTTCAATTTTAGTGTCAAGTGATTGCGTATTGTTATAAGGTGTTACAAGTTTATGGAAAAATACTGTTTCTTATCGCTCTTCATGAACTCTCAATCAGACCTTGTTCATACACGATGTCCGATGTTGATCAACGATAAGATGTGCTGACTGAAATATGACGAAAGTCTCTCGGAATTTCGATTCTAGTTCCTCGTCTCTGCTTCCACGAAAAATTTCCTGGTCTCTGAGTAATCTGCAGGTTGGATGACACTGTCGAATGGTTCGACGTGATGAATAATTCTGTTCCTTCGATCGGATTTAATGAATATGTTCGATTAATCATTCCATGATTTATCGTCGCGTTGTCTGACTGACAGATAGTAGGAAGGAGGAAAGAAGGGCGTACAATTGCACCATGAACAGAGCGAGGAAGAATGAGGGGTCAGCTCTGTTAATAGGTCAACTTCGCGAGGCAACAGTCACGCGATTTTTAAGGGAAAAACGAGGTATTTATTTAACGCGATAATTGCGGCCTTTTTGTCGCTGCCGAAAGTTTTGTCACGTTAGGGTGGAGAATAGCGTACACGTGGCGTCATGAAACAGTGAAGTAAGTAGGCTCTAGGGAAATTCTTTTCCTGCAATGTCCacctttttatggatattacgaaGGCTTTGAGCTTTTAGCGGAACGTTCTTCGTTTAAGCTCACGATTCCCAACCTGTGGGTTGTCACCCCCAAGGGGATGCAAAGCGTTTCTTCCACGAATATGAATGATAACAATTAGTttaatagaaaattttattagGTCGAATTTTTGTTCCTCTCTGTTTCGTCGAAGTTTCCTGAATAATTTATCAGTAACTGTAAACTGCGAATGAATCATATGTCTTATCAGGCCAAGGTAGAATCGCTTAAAGCTCAAGTACAGAGTCTCAGGAAttgaaacatttgaaaattgaaaactttgaattgcacTTATGCCCTCAGTAACCCCACACTTATGAGAGCCTCAAGTTCCACGTCAGAACTGAGCTTCCTCTGGAAAATGCTGGAAAGCTCTGGCACGAACGCTTCTTCGCCCAGAATCTCCATTCTTTTCCAGAGGAGAGAGGCACCCTACGATATCCAAGGATGCCTATATGCATTATATTTGTGGTAGCAGCATCTCGTTAATGGAATAAATAGATGAATAAAACATAGGGGTGGAGGAAGGATGCCGAGAGTGTGGCCCAGTGAGGCCACGAGgcaaaaatgaatttttaatttcacgTGTTCGCGCTTCCTGCCTCCTGTGACGTGGGAGGGGTCTCAAACGACGTTCTTCCGGGACTGGAGACTCGACCACGACCCTCGCGAAAGCTTCTGTCGAGGTCGTCCGTAAATCGGCCATAACTCCCGGACTTGTCCTTGACTCGTTCCCGGGGCCGCGCGCAAGGAAATGAAAATGCATCGGTGCATTCCGAATTTTCCAGGTCGCTCATGGATCCGTGTGTGCGTGCGTGGCCGTTTGCGCGCGCACCAACGTAACTGAGCATGTACACCCCCTCTCAAAAGTATTAGGACACCTGCGTGGTCACAAGAAATGTCTGGAAAAAGTTAGCGAAGCTTTGTAAACTTTGaatattaaattcttttttaGCTGTGGTAGAGGGTGATTCAATGAACACCTTACGTGTCAGGTGATTTTAATACTGTTTTAAAGTCTTCTGAGATTTCTGAATTCTGGCTATTCCATATTTTTCTATTGGCCTCCAgaatttttttacaatttttgaaAACTATTCATCTGGAGATATCATATTTACACAGTCTTGAGAGATAAAGAAGATGCCAGCAAAATAGTCTAAAGAATTAGAAATGACTAAAAAACTGATTTGGTACTGATAAAGCACTTGCAGTAGAAAAGTCCACAGGAAATAGTATGTGTCCTAACACTTTTGAGCGAGGGTGTATATACAGGCGGGCTCAGGGCCGACGTTGTTCAGATACAATAGAAAAATGGGTGTTTCCCTGAGACAATGGGGAATACTCTCCTTTGTCGTTCGAGTCGAAGGTCCCTTCGACTGTACTCTCTCCTTCCATTGGTCAGCTCCTTCCCTCTACCTCGAGTACCGTCTGATATCCTCTTTAAAGCCCTCCACGGAATCGAAACTGCCTGGCAGACGTGACAATTAGAAGTTCCAATCGTACCTAGCGAAGAAAACTGCCTGGGACAACGTTGCTCAACACTCTTGCGACTCTAAAATGCGACATGGTGGGTACACCACTGTCTATGGTTTTTTCCCTATACTGAAACCGGTTATGGGGACTCTCATCTCTGAGTATGATCACTTAGCTCAGTGCTTCTCTTCGATATAGGCTCAGTTCTTACTGATGAATACATAGAACAGCGAGAGAATAGTCTGAGATACGTTCCTGAGATCACTTTGCGTTCGTAGTAGCTTAGAGTGCCTCTATAGAAGATACGAGCAATAGCGAAGCTCTGTCGATCTAAGGAAGCAAAGCTCAGTCTCTCTAAATGTGCCTTGAATCTCAAACAGAGATTTATCGCTACTCCAGCGAAGAGAAGAAAGGTTCACGAGCCTCGACAAGCGGAAAAGGAGTTTGAACGAGCCTCGACGAAGGCATTTCGTTGGTTATTGATTTTCGAGCGAGTCGCGGGAACTGGAGGACCGAAATTGCTTTCTTAACACCCAGTCTCATTTCCATTCAATTAGTCCACGGACGATGTCCTCGCTTCGCGAGTCTGTGTCCTCCTTTTCCTCCTATCTCGAATTTCTAAATGGCTGCGATGATTTATGTACAGACAAGTGATCGAGAAAATCGTATTCCGCTATTCTGAAGTAGCTTAGGTCGTTTCAGTTTCATTTCGTTTCGATAGTCTCCTTCAACGCTCGTGCATTGTTTTTCAGTTCTTTCTTTTGCTCTGAATAATTCAGTTCACACGCGCGCTATGAATTATTTTCTCGTTGAACGTTGGTAGCGAGCTGTCGTAAGAGAGATCGTTCCTCGTATGACTTTAGTCATCGTAGCGTCTTATCAGCGTCGTGGTATGGTATTTAGAATTAGCTCTCACCTGGCATGGGTCTTGTTTGAGGAGGGCCAAGAATTCTCAAGAACGATGGTCTTCAAGTGACATCGATCGCGCACTAAAGATTGTGGGAAACAGAAGGTTGCATATTGTTAATGTTAATGAGTATATTATATAAGCGACGATCAATACACGATCGTGGTTACCTTCTGTCGAACAAGTAACTGGGAGGAAAACTGTAACTGTGGAGTTATCAGTTTGTGGGAGCTTTGTCGCTCGACTGTCTGTCTTATCACGGTCGAAATTCACTTAGTGTCCAACAATCGGTAATACATGGAATATTAAATTAAAGTATTGATATAACGGTTTGAGAAAAATTATTTAGGGAAAGTAGAATAAGCTGGGAAAGTGAGACcacctattttgtattatattatctTATGCATTACATTTAATACTCATACACGAGTGAATCAATCAGCTTTGCAATGTTTGTGGGGTTTTATGGCTTTTGGTTCTGCTTGACTTGACTCGAAGATTGTTTCATAAGTTTTTACCAGATGTTGTTTATTTGTTACAGGGATCTTGAAGCGTGTAAAGTGTTCACGGCTGCCTGTGTATCACGTTTCCTTATCTTCTAGACTCTTAATTTGTCCGCTGAAATGAGATGAAAGATCGAAGTTAAATCAGTGATCATTGGAGAGTCAAGGTACTCTGTAAAGTCTTAACGCTAAGGTACATATACCTCTGTTCCATTATTCAGCACTTATAACTGTTAACAATTGGTACAAGAACATATGTGCCACTATTGTTAACAGTATGTGAAATgtatatcaattgtcaatataatTGTTTTTCTCTTTTCCAGGGTTTATGCAATCATTAGTTGGAGGAGCTGCTTCAGTACTTAGGCTTTTGTTAATGTTTGTCGAAGTGAAGAAAAGATAGGCAACCCTTTGACAAAGAGCATAGGATGATTAGAATCGATTTGAGCTTGTGTGAGTGATAATAATAGGCTCGCGAATAGCTCTAAAGCAATTCCCTATGtgtatactcaataatgaattaaaaatgagcaTTGTAACTAATATACCACGGTACATATTGAATAAGATATTGTAAATACTTATTTATTTCTTATATTCTTTAATAATTCAACCTTTATAACTCTTATGGAATCGTTATAAATGATTGTGTAACACTaatctataataaaattaattatttattgttaTAAACTGTTTTGTTTAAATTTCTCTATTACAAAAACTAAAAAATCTATTATTTCTTAATATACGAACAATATAATGATCCTAAATCATCGTAGAGGTTCTGTACATCATCATACAATAGTAAAAGTTCAAGAAATtcgtttatttattgcaaaaaagCACTTGAAAAATTTTTAAGGGGCACCGCACCCTGATGCTACGGGCCTTAAGAAAAGTCACTCGCGACAgcttcgccatctagcggtggtcCACGAACTAACATTTGCGGTAAGGATCGTATCACCGAGAGCTAGCACCCtctaagaaaatattaaaaatcattaaataacaattatacAACAATAATACTGTGTAAAATCATTCAGAATATCGTTTCAAACTGTAGTCTGCATTAGACAATTGAATTTGAGCagtgaatatattaaaaatgatgAATTATTACAGATTTTATACTTTTTAACAATTTGAGCTGCTAATAACTAATTTATTCATATGTATGTTACCTACTATTCATTTATAAGCTTATTCTATACCATTTTCCATAATAATATTGtctatttattgcaaaaacagtatttaaaaattttaaggggCACCGCATCCTGATGATACGGGCCTTAAGAAAAGTCACTCGCGACAgcttcgccatctagcggtggtcCACGAACTAACATTTGCGGTAAGGATCGTATCACCGAGAACTAGCACCcattaataaaatatatataatcattaaataacaattatacAGCAATAATACTGTCTAAAATCATCCAGAATATTGTTTCAAACTGTAGTCTGCACTAGACGATAAAATTTGAGCagtgaatatattaaaaataatgaattatTACTGATTTTATACTTTTTAACAATTTGAGCTGCTAATAACTAATTTATGCATTTATATGTTAACTACTATTCGTTTATAAGCTTATTCTATACTATTTTCCATAATAATATTGtctatttattgcaaaaacggtatttataaattttaagggGCACCGCACCCTGATGATACGGGCCTTAACAAAAGTTACTCGCGACAgcttcgccatctagcggtgagccGCGAACTAACATTTTCAAAATTGTTAATTATGCGTAATTTAACAATGTAGAATTATTGTAGGACCTCTATACACTACTATGCTACAATTAAAgttaataaaatttgtttatttattgcaaaaactgCATTTGAAAGTTAGTGGTAGAGCCTTGAACGTACAATGACTAAAACATGATTATTTACTAATATTAGTGCAATTTAATTATGTAGAATGATTATAGGCCCTCCAGGCATTATTATACAACAATAGAAGTTCacagaatttgtttatttattgcacaAAATACATTTGAAAACTTGTAGCAAAGCCTTGAgaatataataaacaaaatatgatTATTTACTGATATAAGCACAATTTAATCATATAGAATGATTGTACGGCCTTTAAGTATTATTATACAACAATATAAATCTGTAAAATCTGCTTATTTATTGCAAAACAGCATTTGACAGCTAGTAGCAGAGCGTTAGGGATACAGAACCTGAAAAaccaattatttattaatttatacgcAATTTGATAATGCAGAATGATTGTAATACCTCTATGCATTATTATACAACAATAGAAATCTCTATAATCTGTTTGTTTATTGCAAAACAGCATTCGACAGCTACTGGCGGAGACTGAAGAATACAGAACCTGAAAAAACCAATTATTTATTACTTTATATGCAATTTGATGATGCAAAATGATTGTAATATATCTATGCATTATTGTACAACAATAGAAATCGCTAGACTCTGTTTGTTTATTGTAAAACAGAATGTGACATTTAGTGGCGAAGCATTTGGAATACAAAACCTGGGAAaccaattatttattaatttatgaaCAAATTAATGATGCACAATGATTGCAGTAACTCTATGCATTATTGTACAACAGTAGACATCCctagaatttgtttatttattgcacaAACAATATGTGACAGCTAATAGTGAAGGGTTAGGAATTTAGAAACTGAAAAACCACTTATTTGTTAATTTATTCACAACCTGATGgtgtaaaataattataatacatcTACGTATTATTATTGAAGAATAGAAGTTCggagaatttgtttatttattgtaaaaacaATATTCGGAAAAATAGCGCTAAAATCGTactggtggcgccatctagcggtggcgcCCGGGTACTAAAACTGCGAAACCTACTTTTTAGTACCATGgcgccaccgctagatggcgccacctgtACCATTTCAGCGCTAAAATTTTACAAATGCtgtttttacaataaataaacaaattctatGAACTTTTATGGTTGCATAATAAAGTATACGTGTCCTACAAGCATGCTGTATCGTCAAATTACTCCCATAATGATAAATAATAGTGTTTTAAGTATTGTGTTCTCATAGCTCCATGCATGGATTTCAAGTgctgtttttgcaataaataaacaaattctatGAACTTTTATGATTGAATAATAAAGTATACGTGTCCTACAAGCATGCTGCATCGTCAAATTACTCCCATAATGATAAATAATAGTGTTATAAGTATTTTGTTCTCATAGCTCAATGCATAGCTTTGAAGTgctgtttttgcaataaataaacaaattctatGAACTTTTATCATTGCATAATAAAGTATACGTGTCCCAGAAGCATCCTGCATCATCAAATTAATCTCATAATGATAAATAATCATGTTTTAGGTATTGTATTCTGAAGGCTCCACTAATAGCTTCAATTGTTGTTTctgaaataaataaacaaattctatGAACTTTTAATGTTGCATAATAGTCTGTGGAGGTCCTACAATGATTCTGCATAATTAAATTTtgcataaattaaaaattaagaaatgGTAGTTCGCCgttccaccgctagatggcgccaccagtACCATTTTGGATCTATTATTTTACAAATACTgttttttgcaataaataaacaaattctatGAACTTTTATGATTGCATAATGTTGTATACGTGTCCTACAACCATCCTACACTGTCAAATTAACcttttaatgataaataataGTGTTTTAATTATTGTTATCTCAAGGCTCCACTAATAGTTTTCAACTgctgtttttgcaataaataaacaaattctatGAACATTTATTGTTGCCTAATACTATTTAGATGTCCTACAATGATTCTACATAATTAAATTtcgtataaattaaaaattaagaaaCGTTAGTTCGCcgctcaccgctagatggcgccaccagtACCGTTTCGGAGTTAATATCTTACAAATGTTgtttttgttataaataaacaaattctatGAACTTTTATGGTTGCATATTGTAGCATGCATATCCTACAAGCATGCTGCATCATCAAATTAATCTCATAATGATAAATAATCATGTTTCAGGTATTGCATTTTCAAGGCTCCACTAATAGTTTTCAATTGTTGTTTCTGCAATAAATAAACTAATTCTATGAACTTTTTTTGTTGCATGATAGTCTGTAGAGGTCCTATAATGATTCTACATTATTAAAATCCGCctaaattaaaaattgagaaatgtTAGTTCGCggctcaccgctagatggcgaagtTGTCGCGAGTAACTTTCGTTAAGGGCCGTATCATCAGGGTGCGGTGCCCcccaaaaatattcaaaatgtgtTTCTGCTTATATAAACAAATTCTATGGCTTTTAATTGTTCCTAAACGATAGTTAATGTCCCTGGAATGTTTCTATATCATCATATTAGCTGtgaattaataaataatcgATTTTTACTCCTTGCTCTTCCGGAAACTGTATTAATTGCTTAAAATTCTTACTGTTTTTGTTTAGATTAGattatttaaatgaaatatGAACAGATTACAACAGTAGACAATGAAATATATATATTCTGTAAAATTTCCAGGAAGCAATTACGTGAACGTAGCAGTCGTGGCCGAGTGGTTAAGGCGTCTGACTAGAAATCAGATTCCCTCAGGGAGCGTAGGTTCGAGTCCTACCGACTGCGGAAAAgtatgtttattttttattttcctatTGTTTATTAACCCTTTTAACATTTTTTAGATATACAAGGCATACTATTTCCTATGGATCCTTTTAATAACTAATTTAACCCAGAAGGAAGGAAACAAACGTGTATACGATCCATGTATAAATAATATCGTCATTCTACGAAATAATGAAGCCTTGCAAAAAATATTACTCACATGTTACGTTGGAGATCCATTCGCAAAAATGATTTATTCAGTAACTCTCTGGAAAAGCCACGCTGCTCATTCATAAATCATGCTTTGAATAGCTGCCACGTATTCGCCATCAATTTTTAAGCTGCAAACATGTTGCAAAAGCAATCTGCTCTCGCAATCTCTATTTGCAAAACGCTTCCATGCGAAACAGGTCGCTACGAGGACAGAAATCCACTGTGATTTCGTGCATCTACATGCTACAAGACAGAAAATACCGCCAATTGAACGTAGTCCTTCGCCAGATTGAGTTCGAAGAAAATTCCCTTTGAAAATGAGACTCTACTATATccttcctcaatacttcatcatTACCACCGTCTGCAGCTTCGTTCTGCAGGAAAAGCTATACTCAGAGAACGAATCCAATAATTCCAAACTAGAAGAACTGATTCAGAAGGTCAGAGACACCTGGGTCACCCACGACGTGGTCATCGTCTCTCAGAATAATCGCTCTGATAACAAAGTGAACGAAGCAGTCACCACAATTACCAAAAGCGTGCTACCTTTTTATCCCACTCAACACTTTCGAGCAACAAACTCGTCTAAGTTGAATCTAGACGATTCTGTGACAGCCACCTCAAGAACTCTGCTCATCTTCGTGTATGGCGCCAGGATGATATCAAGTCTGAAAGAAATATACTCAGTATTACAATACTTACCCATGGTGTGTCACAAGAAGCACTCACCAAAGATTCTATTCCTGCTGATACTGGATAAAAAAGTGTCGAATATGTCATTGTCCCTGAAGCAGCTGTTCCGAAAAGGATACTCTCCAGTGGTAGCTCTAGAAATGTCCTCTTCCAGGAACCAGATCCCTGGAAACGAGGCTCCATCGTCAACCGATCTAGCTGTCCATCGTTACAAAAGGGTTCCCTCGACTTACACTCGAGTAGCTTACGATGGGAACGTGTCTGACTGGTACATCGATCGGTATCAGAACCTCATGGGGATGACTCTGAAATTATGCTACCAGAACGAGAGCAAGACTGGTTATGGAAAGCTGCTGAAGCTCCAGCTAGAAGTGATGCGTGAGACAATGAACGTTTCATTCGTTACGGCCCCCCTTTCAGAAGGCCAGTGCGACATGACATACGATTTGTTCTTCTTGTTCCATAACCAGTTTTACTACACCTCTAGGGATCATACTGCGCCTATATACATGGACAGATTTTGCCTCTACATGCCTAAGTTGTCGGAGGTGGCTACTAACGTGTGGTGGGGGCCAATCATGGCGTTCCTCATGGGCATAATTATCGTCCTGCTGGTCTTAGGATTCTCGACTCTTGTTGGTATTggtaggttgagtatcgaagttCTCATCCTCTGCTATTTAGCGattttaatttctattttctgAAGAAAAATTGTGGAGTGCTCGAAGACTCTAGTGAATCAGTGTACATCTGCTTGATTTATTTCCCAGGTACCTTCGACCGACCTTTCAGCGTGATAGCCGTGATCCTTAGCGTGAGCTTGAAGACTATGAAGCTCTCCTCTCTCACAGagaaaatcctctatctttgccTAGTGCAAGTGGCTACCAGATACATGTCACTGTTGTACACAGAATTATTCAGCGAGACAGCTGTGGGTCAAAAGGAGCTGAAGATCAACGAGTTCGATGACCTCTACCCCTTGAACGTGAAGATCCTGATGACCGAGTCAATGTACAATTTCTTCTCTAACGGCAACGAAAGCAGCGTGCCTCGTGATCTTCTACCAAAATTCCACGTGAAACAGGGTACGGATAAGAGTAATATCAATGATAACAATGTTGGCTACTTCTCCATGAATCTGCTGGAAATATATCGACAAGACCTGACTGAACGACCTCAGAAGAAGAAGACGAATCTCTGCTTAGGCAACGTGGCCATTGTGCAGATGTTACCTATAAGGTGGTGGTACAAAGACCGTGTGAATGATTTATTCCTGAGAACGAATGAATACGGGCTCAGGGACCATGAGAACAAGATGAATTTCAGGTGGGCAGAGGATCAGGTGATGGAGCAGCAGCTTGAGGAGGGTCCTAGTGCTCAAAGGAAAATGGTGATGGTGCTGCTGTATGGTTACTTATTTGTTGTCGCTGTATTTGTGGGAGAGGTGATGGTTAAGCAGCTTCAAAGGAAgaagataaataataaaatgtgaaattaatgttaGAATAGGAATGTCACTCTGGTATAAGTTCTTTGCAAGAATATATTTCTTGTAAATAGTATTTTGGCTAACTACTTCAATTTACTGGGATGAATAAGGAGGATACTTTATGCAGAGGTCACCCAAAAATCAGTAGCTTCTCAGGAAGTcagtatttgaaaaatattcgacacgaaaCTCCATAAGCTATCCAGTCTATCCTGTACACTCTGTGACGCAGCTTTGGGTCATGAGTAGCGTTCATCCTTATCGGAAGTTGTCAAGCAGCTTGCATAACCGTAATCAGAGTAATTACCTGCAGTTATCGATAGGATCGTTTTTCGCACGCAATGTCTAAACGCGTTCCAGCTCGCGGTTGAAACAATTTCCTCGGCATCTCGACATACCTCATTCTACTCTGACACTTTTACGAAGACGAAATAGCGTATGCAAATTCGCCAATCTCTGCTCAATATTAATGAAAATCCGTTCACCGTGCAACCTTCATTAATATTAAACTCGAGCCCCTTTTTCACGCGGAATTTAATTACAATTCATAAACTCTTTCCTTGGTCGTCTATTAATAGCTCACCATTCAAGCAGGGAATATTGTTATAATTAAAATTTCCGGGATCAGTTACtcagtaattgcaaacaattgAACTGTTcatctgtcactgacactatcAACTTCTATTGCGctctaactgcaaacagagacGTGGTGTTACAAGGTTCGTATCGTGACATAACGAAGAGCAATAATGCAATCTGACCAAAGAACGCTTCCTGCCTCGTCCTTAACGATCCGAAGGGGATTCAACCCGGTTAAATCCATTCGAGTTCGTTTCCTTTAGCACTCGTGCCTCCAAGAACGCTATCAGAGAGGATGACATGACCTCTTACGCAAGTAGAACAAAGTAATCGCGCGTTACGCCGGGCACGCGGCGTTTAGCCAATGGAACCTTGCAAAACAATTTGCAATTTGCATAACTATTCGAGATTTCACGCGGCTAAGACCGTAGGAAAATACAGCGGGCGCCAGACTGCGATATCGAGCGATAAGCGAGCATCCTTCGTTGCCTGGTCGCGAGGGCTAACGGAGAGAGCATTCTATTGCAAGACAGAAGAATAGAGAAtcgatattttttgaaatagtatGAAAAAAAGATAAGGGAGAGACTCGGGCTTTTTATCTCGAATtactcaacgcgcgaaacgaGTGTATCAGGAACGCGTGAAATGCGATCTTTGTTCTTACAGCTTTCCGCGCTGTTTATCGCCGGTTCAAAGGGGCAAACGTTTAGGATTCTTTGCCTCAATCGGAGCTGCAGTTTATCGGGAAACGTACGCGCTCTTTCAAGTCGTTCTATATTAGGCGCGATTCGCTCATTGGAGGCTTCGATTGGGGGTGATTTTTAAAATAGTCAGTCCATAGGCTTCGCTCGtcttatttttaattatcgATTATTGTAAGTGAGGAATACTAATGGCTACGTGACAGAAGAAAGTAGAATTTATTCTAAAAAAATTTATACAGCACGACACTTTTTAAATAGAGAACAAAATTTCTCCTCTGTTAAAAAATTATACAGTAAATATTGTACTATGTTTATCACACTTTCATCATTAATGTACTTTCTTCGCAGCAAAGTACAAGCATAAATAGCGATAGAAATAGAAGACATCTCCCGCCAAAATTCAACACTTGAATCGATCCTCGTGTGTATTAATGTAATACAATGAACAGAGGCTGGTCAGAGACGTATCAACAACCGATTAACATTGTCGTGATACTGGTTATCACGTGCGTATCAGCGTCGTCCACGTGCGGCACGTGTCGTTGATGTTTTCCTCGGTGTCGCTTTGTCGTGTTAAGATTCGATATTTGTTCTTCTCGCTAAT
The Calliopsis andreniformis isolate RMS-2024a chromosome 8, iyCalAndr_principal, whole genome shotgun sequence DNA segment above includes these coding regions:
- the LOC143182044 gene encoding uncharacterized protein LOC143182044; amino-acid sequence: MTTSLELLDSFSEYSFSCRTKLQTVSLIFKGNFLRTQSGEGLRSIGGIFCLVACRCTKSQWISVLVATCFAWKRFANRDCESRLLLQHVCSLKIDGEYVAAIQSMIYE
- the LOC143182230 gene encoding uncharacterized protein LOC143182230, producing MDRFCLYMPKLSEVATNVWWGPIMAFLMGIIIVLLVLGFSTLVGIGTFDRPFSVIAVILSVSLKTMKLSSLTEKILYLCLVQVATRYMSLLYTELFSETAVGQKELKINEFDDLYPLNVKILMTESMYNFFSNGNESSVPRDLLPKFHVKQGTDKSNINDNNVGYFSMNLLEIYRQDLTERPQKKKTNLCLGNVAIVQMLPIRWWYKDRVNDLFLRTNEYGLRDHENKMNFRWAEDQVMEQQLEEGPSAQRKMVMVLLYGYLFVVAVFVGEVMVKQLQRKKINNKM